The Cicer arietinum cultivar CDC Frontier isolate Library 1 chromosome 1, Cicar.CDCFrontier_v2.0, whole genome shotgun sequence genome contains the following window.
CCTGCAGTTGCTTTGAATGCTGAGGTACCAGACAAGATTTGGTTTGGCAAGAATGTCAGGTATGATCATTTGCGTGTCTTCGGTTGCAAAGCATATGTGCATGTTCCAAAGGATGAGAGATCCAAGTTGGATGCGAAGACAAGACAGTGCATCTTTATCGGTTATGGTCAGGATGAATTTGGCTACAAGCTGTTTGATCCAGTTGAGAAGAAAGCTGTTAGAAGCCGTGATGTGAAGTTCATGGAAGACCAAAccattgaagacattgataagatggagaagactacacctgagattgataatggtttgtctgatgttgatccagttcggatgcctacacatgatctggatactgctgaaaataatgttcagaatgatgagcaacatggtgatgttggtgatcagcagcttggagatgattttgatgttcCTAATGATGATGCTGAAGAAGAACATGAGATGTCACAAGATGAGGATCTTGGTGATGCTCCTGAACCACCTCAAGCTCAAGTTTGGAGGTCTACTAGGCAGAGGAAACCATCCACCAGGTATCCTTCTGATGACTATGTTACCTTGACTGATGGAGGCGAACCTGAATGTTATGATGAAGCCATGGAGAGTGATGAAAAGAAGAAGTGGCTGGATGCTATGCAAGATGAAATGAAGTCTTTGCATGATAATCACACTTTTGATTTGGTGAAACTACCTAAGGGAAAGAAGGctttggaaaacaggtggatctTCATAGTGGAGCGAGAAAGCAATTCTACATCTCCAAGATATAAAGccagattggttgtgaaaggtttcaGAAAGAGAAAGGGTGTTGATTTCAATGAGATTTTTTCTcatgtggtgaagatgtcatccattagaactgtgttgagtttggctgctactcttgatttggaggcagagcaaatggatgtaaaaactgctttccttcatggtgatttggaggaagagatttacATGAAGCAACCTAATGGTTTTCTTGTTAAAGGCAAGAAAGACTATGTGTGTAGGCTCATAAAGAGTCTATATGGTTTGAAGCGGGTCCCGCGTCAGTGGTACAAGAAGTTTGAGTCAGTTATGTGTGAGCAAGGCTACAAGAAGACTACTTCTGATCACTGTgtctttgttaaaaagtttgTTGATGATGATTTCATTATCCTGTTATTGTACGTTGATGACATGcttattgttgggaaaaatatttccatGATTGACAGGTTGAAAAAGCAATTGGGCGAGTCATTTGNNNNNNNNNNNNNNNNNNNNNNNNNNNNNNNNNNNNNNNNNNNNNNNNNNNNNNNNNNNNNNNNNNNNNNNNNNNNNNNNNNNNNNNNNNNNNNNNNNNNNNNNNNNNNNNNNNNNNNNNNNNNNNNNNNNNNNNNNNNNNNNNNNNNNNNNNNNNNNNNNNNNNNNNNNNNNNNNNNNNNNNNNNNNNNNNNNNNNNNNNNNNNNNNNNNNNNNNNNNNNNNNNNNNNNNNNNNNNNNNNNNNNNNNNNNNNNNNNNNNNNNNNNNNNNNNNNNNNNNNNNNNNNNNNNNNNNNNNNNNNNNNNNNNNNNNNNNNNNNNNNNNNNNNNNNNNNNNNNNNNNNNNNNCATCTTGGTAAGAATTCAACCTTTCATTCTAGGTCCACGCACATCGATGttaggtatcattggatacgtgaTGCTTTGGATGTTGGGTTGTTGAAATTGGCCAAGGTTCATACATATGATAATGGTGCTGATATGATGACCAAGGCATTACCGAGAAGcaagtttgaaacttgttgtgagATCGCTGGTTTGGCGGTCACCTCCACATAGTTGTGAGGGGGAGATATGTTGGGTTTTtggctcccttcctatgtggagaaaggcccaatatgtgcaagcccatgtgtctcacttaaccaagtggagagaggtcagattagtggGAGAGAGAGTGCTGAATTCAGAGAGtgaggcaaagagaaaagtgagagaggaaaAGCAAAACCcattttcgcataaaacagagcagctgcactagattcgcgatttctccttcgttcaccgtcagatcgggctgaaatttggacagaAGGTTTGTGATTCATGGTACTTCAATCTGACCGGTTGGATCGTCGTTCAGAGGTATGAGGTGGGAGAAATTGAGCTCGGACAGTAGCAATTTTTCCTGGTTTTTCTGCTgaactttgttctcaatttcatgcTTGTTCTCTCATTGttttggctgattgttgtgatggttaccttgctgtttttggctggttactTAGTACAAATTTGTGCCATATTTGAAATtctcttgtacccatattttgatcatagtggagctctattactggcttggtcccgtggttgtttacttctcacattgagaaggtttttccacgttaaaaattattgtgtcctTTGTGGTAGTGATTTTAGTAGTGATTTTAGTTGttgtgattatttgttgttgctcctcacagattcttgcaagttttataaattgattatgcgctgcatattgctctgttagagttgttattgttatttgttgttgaatttcccatcaaTTGGGTCTCTCTCTCGCCGCTGCAACCACCATGCTGACCATTAGAACTTTGCTGTCGGTTCGGAACTCGGTCACCGTCTTCCACCACTATCATATTATTGAATTAATAGCCAATAagttgttataattaaattaggTGTTTTCATcgaaaaataagtttttaagtttataaattaaaaaaaatattatttttaaataataaaattaaataaacttcaAATAAAACAAGTTAATGGGATCAAAATCTAACCATAAAACACTCTTATAAATAGTTATGTGTAATAATGGAAGTGAGAAAGAATTAAAGAATTGAGtgatagaaaaatttatatattgaaCTCCACTATTTGTATTAATCTACTAGTGttgataaatattgaatttgattGATTGAAAATTCGTTTTACGGTAATATTATAAAAGtaagacaaatataaattttatataaatacttAATAAATCATAAGATGTGTTTCTATCTTAAACTAATACAcaatctttttgtttttttgtttttataaaaaaattaaataaataattactaataaagtaaaatattaattaataattaataatcgATGTTATTTTGGGTGGAGGACCATGGCCTACCCCGCTTCTAACTCcatcttaaaaaaaacattgatttGCTTTGGAGAGATACAAAATAATAGTGGATTGCTTCATTTATGTTTATAATATATACTATTATTAGTTTTGTATTTTGTCCTTAAAAATGTGATTCACTTGGTTTATAGTTTATTTTAGTGTGTGTCGTcttgaaatttgattttaaatattaattttgattagaaattaattgaatataacataatttttgtttaaatatctttacatcaaaattatttaaacaacaaaatggagAGTAAAAATAAACTatccaaaaaaatttcaaaattcaacttcaattaaaattaattatacttaaaaatatatgtcaacataaatatcatactttttttttttatattctattgCCTATTTTGTTAATATCTTAGTTTTTTTTCTACTAAAATATCATacctcaaaaaaaatattacaaaacatcatattttttaaactcaattgATGATTGCACTATGAGGAAGCAActagatgaagaaaaaaaatttcacgTTAATAGAAGGttgtatgatatatatatatatatatttattaataaaataaaatatattaaatcattttaattataataaaaatattatattaataaaataaaataaaaatacattaaattaaaagaaaaaaaaatacattaattttgagtATATACCAGCCGCGTTTGAACAATATTTTCTAGTATTACCATACGCCCGACATAATATGCACTTTCTTGTAACTCTTTATGTAATGTCTATTTATGTACTAATATGTTTGGTCTTTAGGGGATCTTTATTGATTATCCGCATTAGTGAACTGTGATACACTTTTATATTTTGGACAATATCCTTCATTTGGTATATGTTTAAACGTTTCATCGTACACGTTTAATATTGTTTCCACTTTGTATATATAAGATTCAAATAATCATATTACATGCTGCTATCACATGCGAACAAGACATATATTTATCAACGCCTGAAaaaatatcaagctaaacataaAAACTCATCCTAAATTAATTATGAgtaaaaatgtatattaaaaagTACTGTTAATCGCATTTAACTTAggtaattttaacaaaaatataaagcCTGTTTTCTAAATTAtgcaaaagattaattattggATAATTgaagtatataaaaaatacattaaataaatgaaaatttagaaatgtcattataaaataaaagataaattatttaaccttgtttcattcaaaaaaaagcatttatgtatttttattatgtcAAGGATCTAATTTATGTAGACTATttatttcatcattttattaaataattataattatcataattaaatatttgtttaatcaGCAGTTTAGAATCGAAATATCAACCGTTATATAACTATgatcattaaataaaaacacattttagaaTGAGAATGTATGGTGATGAaatttttccaaaataaaaaaatgaaaatcctAAAAGCATATTCTTATGTTTATTTGCATTATAAAGGGGTGAGTAAGTATTATTTTGGGACAAACAATTTCACAAGGTTGTATCTAGAACAAGAACACCAACTACAACAAGGGTTTTTTCAGTTTCTCGTTGAAATCgaaaacacaaacaaacaaTATGGGCAGAAAATTCTTCGTCGGCGGCAACTGGAAATGCGTATGTTCCGATCCTCCTTTCACCGTTTCTTCTTtctatttgtgattttttttctgATCTTAATCAATTAAATCTATAGTTCTTCCATTTTCAACATCGATTGTGATTCAAATCTATAAAGCTTAATTCtgaaactattttaaattttttgaatctATTTGTTTCTAACTATCAGATCGGAGAAATTTGTTACTATTGTGAAATTCATGTTGGATCAATTGATTTTCCTTACCTTTTTCCCGATCTAGAAAGTTTTTAGTAATAGTGACACCCTTGATGTTAAGATCCTTATTGCTTATAGGAATATTCACATACGAAGCATTCAGTTGAACTTTTTGTTCCGATGTTAATGCCTCTTTGAAGcattatatatcatatttacattcacaactgtttttctattttcagattttttgttgttgcttgTATTTAGATTAGATCTTTCAAGCGATCTATATTTGTTAATGTGTTTTTGGGTTGAATCTTTTGCAGAATGGCACCACTGATGAGGTGAAGAAGATTGTTACTACTTTGAATGAAGCTAAGGTCCCTGGTGAAGATGTTGTTGGTGAGTCTTAGTAGGCTTCTGATGAGTTTGTCTTTTTTCGCGTGTCAAATGTTTGATACTTAGCTCACTCTTGGCAATGATCTATCTGGCTAAGTAAATTTcagtattaattttgattatgttTCTAATCAGAAAATTGCTGTGTACTAGGTTATTAAATTGTTTGCTCCGATATGGAGCCACTTATTTATGTAACAGTGAAGCCCTTATAAgttataataatgataattaattttgttatacaTGCATACACGGTGTTTGCTATGTGTGCACTATATATGTGATTTGTATTTTGCATCTATAGTTTCGTAGAAATGAATTTTGATCATCTATTTAGGccttaaatttttaactattatCAAGTTGCTGGCAAACATTTAAACTGTTGCAGTTGCCTTATGGTTATAGGTATTGTATTATCCATTTTTGTATctctttgtttgtttatttcTCATATTAGTTCATTTCATCCAACTTCTATTGTTGTtattgatgttttgatgatgTTGCTGCTATTGGCATGTGCTAACAAATGTGATTTTGGTTCTACAGAAGTTGTTGTGAGCCCCCCTTATGTGTTCCTTCCCGTTGTGAAAAGTTTACTCCGCTCTGACTTCCATGTTGCTGCTCAAAACTGTTGGGTTCGCAAAGGTGGTGCTTATACCGGAGAGATTAGGTATGATATCCCTTCTTGGCTCTTCCATTCATTTTGTGTGCTTCACATTTGGTCTTTCCATGTTCTATTGAACCATATAACATAATTGTCTGGTTCTCTTTCTCCCTTTTTGTATCACCGGTTTATTGGTTTATTGATATTGTTGCACATTATCTTGACGTCTCTACGAATCATTTAATTTGTGTTTATTATGTCTTCTCTTTTAACAGTGCTGAAATGCTTGTTAATTTGGATATTCCCTGGGTTATTCTTGGTCACTCTGAACGAAGGCAGCTTCTAAATGAATCAAATGAGGTACAAAGTTTTAGTtgtcttcatttttattttataatcttCACCTCTATGCTAGTAGTATTATAACTTCTACTTAGTGGAGTTGCTTGTATTTgcaaaagtttatattttaacaactaTACTTGCTAACTTTTTACTGCTTTTATTATCTGCTACAGTTTGTCGGAGATAAAGTTGCGTATGCACTTTCACTAGGGAGGAAAGTTATTGCTTGCATCGGTGAGACTCTTGAGGAGCGTGAAGCTGGAACAACAATCGCTGTTGTTGCTGAGCAAACAAAGGCAATTGCAGGTACTTCCACATTCAAATAGGATTAATGTTCTGTATGTTCACAAACTCTCTTTTCTGTATTTTATTCCTCT
Protein-coding sequences here:
- the LOC101508592 gene encoding triosephosphate isomerase, cytosolic gives rise to the protein MGRKFFVGGNWKCNGTTDEVKKIVTTLNEAKVPGEDVVEVVVSPPYVFLPVVKSLLRSDFHVAAQNCWVRKGGAYTGEISAEMLVNLDIPWVILGHSERRQLLNESNEFVGDKVAYALSLGRKVIACIGETLEEREAGTTIAVVAEQTKAIAAKVSNWDNVVLAYEPVWAIGTGKVATPAQAQEVHADLRKWVHDNVSADVAASLRIIYGGSVNGGNSKELASQPDVDGFLVGGASLKPEFIDIINAATVKN